The Aliiroseovarius pelagivivens genome contains a region encoding:
- a CDS encoding fatty acid desaturase — MTELSQIPLPEHDETSARDWVRTLAKYREPSTLRSIFELAVSAVPFLLLWALAWYCLSISPWLSLGIALFNAAFLLRLFAIQHDCGHGSVFKSRTVSDWVGRAIGVLTLTPYDVWKRTHSIHHNSAGNLGKRGIGDIMTLTVAEYNALSPMRQFQYRLYRNPITLFGFAPGYLFLLQNRLPFGLMNAARYWISAMGTNLVIVAALVVIWYFGGLMPVLLIFLPTTLLAATAGMWLFYIQHQFEETHWKAEEDWQLHDAALHGSSHYVMPAILQWFSANIGIHHVHHLHSRIPFYRLTEVLKENEYLATINRMTIRESLASARLHLWDEKSKKLMSFSQAQQLYG, encoded by the coding sequence ATGACAGAGCTTTCACAGATACCGCTGCCAGAACACGATGAGACCTCAGCACGCGACTGGGTCAGAACACTTGCTAAGTATCGCGAACCAAGCACGCTTCGCAGCATCTTCGAGCTGGCGGTCAGCGCGGTTCCCTTCCTGCTTCTCTGGGCCCTTGCATGGTACTGCCTGTCAATCAGCCCATGGCTGAGCCTTGGCATCGCACTGTTCAACGCGGCTTTTCTTTTGCGCCTGTTTGCCATCCAGCATGATTGCGGACACGGTTCGGTCTTCAAAAGCCGGACAGTCAGCGACTGGGTTGGCCGGGCGATCGGTGTCCTCACGTTGACGCCCTATGACGTTTGGAAACGCACCCACTCGATTCACCACAACTCGGCCGGCAATCTTGGCAAGCGCGGGATCGGGGACATCATGACCCTGACCGTTGCCGAATATAATGCGCTGTCGCCGATGCGTCAGTTTCAGTACCGGCTGTATCGCAACCCGATCACTCTGTTCGGCTTTGCGCCCGGTTACCTGTTCCTACTGCAAAACCGCCTTCCGTTCGGATTGATGAACGCCGCGCGGTATTGGATCAGCGCCATGGGAACAAACCTTGTCATCGTCGCAGCGCTGGTAGTGATCTGGTATTTCGGAGGGCTGATGCCCGTCCTGCTGATCTTCCTGCCCACCACGTTGCTGGCTGCCACCGCTGGCATGTGGCTGTTCTATATCCAACACCAGTTCGAAGAGACGCACTGGAAGGCCGAAGAGGATTGGCAGCTACACGATGCGGCACTGCACGGCAGCTCGCACTATGTGATGCCCGCCATCCTGCAGTGGTTCAGCGCGAATATCGGCATTCACCATGTGCATCACCTGCACAGCCGTATCCCGTTCTACCGCCTGACTGAGGTGCTGAAGGAAAACGAATATCTGGCGACGATTAATCGCATGACGATCCGCGAAAGTCTGGCCAGTGCACGGCTGCACCTGTGGGACGAGAAAAGCAAAAAGCTGATGTCTTTCTCACAAGCACAGCAGCTTTACGGTTAA
- a CDS encoding glycosyltransferase family 87 protein has translation MVGQFDHANTSAGSRQAYTVLLVLGVALVVMHWGRFPPDFSALYFAGQFYGEGAVAAIYPQSETFFWDVPPPDWRAKADAASELYKQPARIVTPYIYPPLWVVPLSWLSSLLDFRQAAHAMLLANVAALLAMVRIGYDLLAPKRIAVLHWVLILSAILLTSTVSRLALHLGQPQIFVSFLTLLAFADLAKNRPMRAGGWLALAASIKLAPALFVVIFIMERNWKAAGSFVVIGGVLAAMSILTMGWPLHDLFLTKLSQIDGQVLVSRLNLSLELGLLQLDHLTRGAFSLAVYKPDMLPEPAWVTWATRALLLGGLVVIYVCTRSADPRFRIWSRLSLVALLLLLTSPLGWLHYMILPLMLLPGVLERSNCGWGAILIAGAAIGYALPLYLQLVEFAQTFLLQSFLYTAISLAIFATVLFGASQPERQNQ, from the coding sequence TGGTTTTGGGTGTTGCGCTTGTTGTGATGCACTGGGGGCGCTTCCCGCCAGATTTCTCGGCGCTGTACTTTGCTGGGCAGTTTTATGGCGAAGGTGCTGTTGCCGCGATCTATCCCCAAAGCGAGACATTTTTCTGGGATGTGCCACCACCTGATTGGCGGGCTAAAGCAGATGCCGCCAGCGAGCTGTACAAACAACCCGCCCGCATTGTGACGCCGTATATCTATCCTCCGCTTTGGGTGGTGCCATTGTCATGGCTGTCATCGCTGCTGGATTTCCGGCAGGCCGCACATGCAATGCTTCTGGCAAATGTAGCGGCGCTTTTGGCGATGGTTCGGATCGGGTATGACCTGTTGGCGCCCAAGCGGATTGCAGTCCTGCATTGGGTGCTGATCTTGTCGGCCATACTTCTGACCAGCACCGTGTCCCGGCTGGCACTTCACCTTGGGCAACCACAGATCTTCGTGTCCTTTCTGACGCTTTTGGCGTTTGCGGATCTTGCCAAAAATCGCCCGATGCGTGCTGGCGGGTGGCTTGCGCTTGCGGCCTCGATCAAACTGGCTCCGGCACTTTTCGTGGTGATTTTCATCATGGAGCGAAACTGGAAAGCCGCTGGAAGCTTTGTTGTCATCGGCGGTGTCCTTGCCGCGATGTCAATTCTGACGATGGGCTGGCCGCTGCACGACCTGTTCTTAACTAAACTGTCGCAGATCGACGGTCAGGTGCTGGTCTCGCGTCTGAATCTCAGCCTTGAACTGGGCCTGCTTCAGCTTGATCACCTGACGCGCGGAGCGTTCTCGTTGGCGGTCTACAAGCCCGACATGCTGCCCGAGCCAGCTTGGGTGACATGGGCCACGCGCGCACTTTTGCTGGGTGGATTGGTTGTGATCTATGTGTGCACCCGGTCGGCTGATCCGCGTTTTCGTATCTGGTCGCGTCTGTCGCTGGTCGCGCTTCTGCTTCTGCTCACCAGCCCGCTGGGGTGGCTGCACTATATGATTTTACCTCTCATGCTCTTGCCGGGGGTGCTTGAGCGGTCGAACTGCGGATGGGGGGCGATCTTGATTGCAGGGGCGGCCATTGGCTATGCCTTGCCGCTTTATCTGCAACTGGTTGAGTTCGCGCAGACCTTCTTGCTGCAATCCTTCCTCTATACCGCGATCAGCCTTGCGATCTTCGCGACAGTTCTTTTCGGAGCCAGCCAGCCCGAAAGGCAAAACCAATGA
- a CDS encoding glycosyltransferase family 87 protein → MTDRKDKVLSIVILGVFVAVTLHSYWGNWPVDLSAVYFAAYFFDAGAYDLVYAPDGQAFWDRAHPEWRELARAQGYDANLLPAYVYPPLWAAVLGPWASAVSFASFANTFLLGFLAAIIGMILMAYKMARQFATTAGTRVIPFAPFCLIGVLLAGYTSFGSISFQLGQPQILVSFLLMLCLYLLSLDKDISAGSVLALAAAIKLMPAMLVVLFVMERRWRALGAFVVAGALLAGLSVIVAGWPMHQALLERIGNLSSQISISRLGIGIETVLYHIGQAANGEVQWLIERPDLVDKPAWLAASNRAILAAGLLAIWWYTHPVLPQIRLWARFTLLFVLVVTTASLSWLHYLMLPAILAMILLGLSPSRWVRLVLLCSMLVTSLPIYLYLLDTSLAGYGEVYLHLALIVAVMLSLLLTVRRHRG, encoded by the coding sequence ATGACGGATCGTAAGGACAAAGTCCTGAGCATTGTCATCCTAGGAGTGTTCGTCGCTGTGACGCTTCACAGCTATTGGGGCAACTGGCCGGTTGATCTGTCAGCGGTTTATTTTGCGGCCTATTTCTTTGACGCCGGCGCCTATGACTTGGTTTACGCACCGGACGGTCAGGCATTCTGGGACCGGGCACATCCCGAGTGGCGTGAACTGGCCCGTGCGCAGGGGTATGACGCGAACCTGTTGCCAGCCTATGTCTACCCGCCGCTCTGGGCGGCAGTTTTGGGTCCGTGGGCCAGTGCGGTGTCCTTTGCAAGCTTCGCGAACACCTTCCTGCTTGGCTTTCTGGCGGCGATCATCGGGATGATCCTGATGGCATATAAAATGGCCCGCCAATTCGCGACCACAGCAGGCACACGGGTGATTCCCTTTGCGCCATTCTGCCTGATCGGGGTTCTTCTGGCTGGATACACGTCCTTCGGCTCGATTTCTTTTCAGCTGGGGCAACCCCAAATTCTGGTCTCGTTTCTGCTGATGCTTTGCCTGTACCTGCTAAGTCTCGACAAAGACATCTCGGCAGGATCCGTGCTGGCATTGGCGGCGGCGATAAAGCTGATGCCTGCGATGCTGGTGGTGCTGTTCGTCATGGAGCGACGGTGGCGTGCGCTGGGTGCATTTGTGGTGGCAGGGGCGCTGTTGGCGGGATTGTCTGTGATCGTCGCGGGCTGGCCGATGCATCAGGCTTTGCTTGAACGCATTGGGAATCTGTCGTCGCAAATCTCTATCAGCAGGCTGGGTATCGGGATTGAAACGGTGCTTTACCACATCGGGCAAGCCGCGAATGGCGAGGTGCAGTGGCTGATTGAACGCCCTGATCTGGTGGACAAACCCGCTTGGCTGGCAGCGAGCAACCGAGCCATTCTGGCTGCAGGTCTGCTTGCAATCTGGTGGTACACCCACCCGGTTCTTCCGCAGATCCGTTTGTGGGCCCGGTTTACGCTTCTTTTTGTGTTGGTCGTGACAACCGCATCCTTGTCGTGGCTCCACTACCTGATGTTGCCAGCGATACTGGCGATGATCTTGCTCGGTCTTTCTCCGAGCCGATGGGTCCGCCTTGTTTTGCTGTGCAGTATGCTGGTCACAAGCTTGCCCATCTATTTGTACCTGCTGGACACCTCGCTTGCCGGTTATGGCGAGGTCTACCTGCATCTGGCCCTGATCGTGGCCGTGATGCTCTCACTTTTGCTAACGGTGCGCAGGCATCGCGGATGA
- a CDS encoding DUF4864 domain-containing protein — translation MRFPTSLLLAMALMLSPAYAQEQSIEDVISSQIDAFGAQDADKAFSYASPTIQSLFGTPEAFGMMVQNGYPMVQNPAELEYVDQITNGSYTLQRLRIQDQSGQDHWFAYEMIVIDGDWRINGVYRIGPIGLSA, via the coding sequence ATGAGGTTTCCCACATCTCTTCTTCTGGCGATGGCGCTCATGCTCTCCCCAGCCTATGCACAGGAACAAAGCATCGAGGATGTGATCTCGTCCCAGATCGACGCGTTCGGGGCGCAGGATGCGGACAAGGCATTTTCCTATGCCTCGCCGACGATCCAAAGCCTGTTTGGCACGCCCGAAGCTTTCGGCATGATGGTGCAGAACGGCTATCCCATGGTGCAGAATCCGGCCGAGCTTGAGTATGTCGACCAGATCACGAACGGCAGCTATACGCTGCAGCGCCTGCGCATTCAGGATCAGTCCGGTCAGGATCACTGGTTCGCATACGAAATGATCGTCATCGACGGCGATTGGCGGATCAACGGCGTCTATCGCATCGGCCCTATCGGCCTCAGCGCATAG
- the carB gene encoding carbamoyl-phosphate synthase large subunit, whose protein sequence is MPKRTDINSIMIIGAGPIIIGQACEFDYSGAQACKALREEGYRVILVNSNPATIMTDPGLADATYIEPITAEVVAKIIEKERPDALLPTMGGQTGLNTALELDDLGVLDKYNVELIGAKRDAIEMAEDRKLFREAMDRLGIENPRATIATTMEECMDALDDIGLPAIIRPAFTMGGTGGGVAYNREEYEHYCGTGLDASPVNQILIDESLLGWKEFEMEVVRDTADNAIIVCSIENIDPMGVHTGDSITVAPALTLTDKEFQLMRTHSINVLREIGVETGGSNVQWAVNPADGRMVVIEMNPRVSRSSALASKATGFPIAKIAAKLAVGYTLDELDNDITKVTPASFEPTIDYVVTKIPRFAFEKFPGAKPELTTAMKSVGEVMSIGRTIHESMQKALASMETGLTGFDEIEIEGAPEEPAIIKAISEQRPDRILKIAQAMRHGMSNSDIQRVTAFDPWFLDRIREIVDAEAEVRENGLSQDEAGLRKLKMMGFTDARLATLSGRTEKDVRDTRRNAGVNAVFKRIDTCAAEFEAQTPYMYSTYEAPMMGEVECEARPSDRKKVVILGGGPNRIGQGIEFDYCCCHACFALTDAGYETIMVNCNPETVSTDYDTSDRLYFEPLTFEHVMEILRVEQDNGTLHGVIVQFGGQTPLKLANALEAEGIPILGTTPDAIDLAEDRERFQALVNQLGLLQPKNGIASTDEQALEIAEDIGFPLVIRPSYVLGGRAMEIVRDMSQLKRYIAEAVVVSGDSPVLLDSYLAGAIEVDVDALCDGETVHVAGIMQHIEEAGVHSGDSGCSLPPYSLSADIIARLRHQSHQLALALNVVGLMNVQFAVKDDEIYLIEVNPRASRTVPFVAKAVLSPIASIAARVMAGEKLDAFDLVNPEIDTYAVKEAVLPFARFPGVDTILGPEMRSTGEVMGADKDFAMAFLKAQLGAGTMLPTEGTVFLSIKDGDKTPQLVETAQMLVEQGFRIIATSGTAKFLAENAVETDVVAKAYEPGRSIIDIMKDGEVHLVMNTTEGAQSVNDSRQMRNVALMDKIPYYTTLAGSHAAARAMKTRGEREITVKALQEV, encoded by the coding sequence ATGCCGAAAAGAACCGATATCAACTCGATCATGATCATCGGCGCGGGGCCCATTATTATTGGGCAGGCCTGCGAGTTTGACTACTCGGGTGCGCAAGCTTGTAAAGCGCTGCGCGAAGAAGGCTACCGCGTCATTCTGGTGAACTCGAACCCGGCGACGATCATGACCGACCCAGGTCTGGCTGATGCCACGTATATCGAGCCGATCACCGCCGAAGTCGTCGCCAAGATCATCGAGAAAGAGCGCCCCGACGCGCTGCTGCCCACGATGGGTGGTCAGACGGGTCTGAACACCGCGCTGGAACTGGACGATCTGGGAGTGCTGGACAAGTACAATGTGGAACTGATCGGCGCCAAGCGCGACGCCATCGAGATGGCTGAAGACCGCAAGCTGTTCCGCGAAGCGATGGACCGTCTGGGCATCGAAAATCCCCGTGCCACCATCGCAACCACGATGGAAGAATGCATGGACGCGTTGGACGATATCGGCCTGCCCGCCATCATCCGCCCCGCTTTCACCATGGGTGGCACTGGCGGTGGCGTGGCGTATAACCGCGAAGAATACGAACACTATTGCGGCACCGGCCTAGACGCTTCGCCCGTCAATCAGATCCTGATCGACGAAAGCCTTTTGGGTTGGAAAGAATTCGAGATGGAGGTCGTGCGTGACACCGCCGACAACGCCATCATCGTGTGTTCCATCGAAAACATCGATCCGATGGGTGTGCACACGGGCGACTCGATCACTGTCGCGCCTGCGCTGACCCTGACCGATAAAGAATTCCAACTGATGCGCACCCACTCGATCAACGTGCTGCGCGAGATCGGTGTGGAAACTGGCGGATCGAACGTGCAGTGGGCTGTGAACCCTGCCGACGGTCGTATGGTCGTCATCGAAATGAACCCGCGCGTGTCGCGTTCGTCGGCGCTGGCCTCGAAAGCCACCGGTTTCCCAATTGCCAAGATCGCCGCGAAACTGGCCGTGGGCTATACGCTGGACGAGCTGGACAACGACATCACCAAGGTCACGCCCGCCTCGTTCGAGCCGACCATCGACTATGTCGTCACCAAGATCCCGCGTTTCGCCTTCGAGAAATTTCCCGGAGCCAAGCCCGAACTGACCACCGCGATGAAATCCGTGGGCGAGGTCATGTCGATCGGCCGCACCATCCACGAATCGATGCAGAAGGCTCTGGCCTCGATGGAAACCGGTCTGACCGGCTTTGACGAGATCGAGATTGAAGGTGCGCCCGAAGAGCCCGCCATCATCAAAGCCATCTCGGAACAACGTCCTGACCGCATCCTGAAGATCGCACAGGCCATGCGCCACGGCATGTCGAATTCCGACATCCAGCGCGTGACGGCGTTCGACCCGTGGTTCCTGGATCGCATCCGCGAAATCGTGGACGCTGAAGCTGAGGTTCGCGAAAACGGTCTGTCGCAAGACGAGGCTGGGCTGCGTAAGCTTAAGATGATGGGCTTTACGGACGCCCGTCTGGCCACGCTCAGCGGTCGCACTGAAAAAGACGTGCGCGACACGCGCCGGAATGCTGGCGTGAACGCCGTATTCAAGCGCATCGACACCTGCGCCGCTGAATTTGAAGCGCAAACGCCTTACATGTATTCGACCTATGAAGCCCCGATGATGGGCGAGGTGGAATGCGAAGCTCGCCCGTCCGACCGTAAGAAAGTCGTTATTTTGGGCGGTGGTCCGAACCGGATCGGGCAGGGGATCGAGTTCGATTACTGCTGCTGTCACGCCTGTTTCGCGCTGACGGATGCTGGCTATGAAACCATCATGGTCAACTGTAACCCGGAAACGGTGTCGACCGACTATGACACGTCGGACCGTCTGTATTTCGAACCGCTGACGTTCGAACACGTGATGGAAATTCTGCGTGTCGAACAGGACAACGGCACGCTGCATGGCGTCATTGTTCAGTTCGGCGGTCAGACCCCACTGAAGCTGGCCAATGCGCTGGAAGCAGAAGGTATTCCGATCCTTGGCACCACGCCGGACGCCATCGACCTTGCGGAAGATCGCGAACGTTTCCAGGCGCTGGTAAACCAGCTGGGTCTATTGCAACCGAAGAACGGCATTGCTTCGACCGACGAGCAAGCGCTTGAAATTGCCGAAGACATCGGCTTCCCGCTGGTGATCCGCCCGTCTTACGTTCTGGGTGGCCGCGCGATGGAGATCGTGCGCGACATGAGCCAGCTGAAACGCTACATCGCTGAGGCCGTCGTGGTGTCGGGCGACAGCCCTGTTCTGCTCGACAGCTATCTGGCTGGCGCGATCGAGGTTGACGTGGATGCGCTTTGCGACGGCGAAACCGTGCATGTCGCGGGCATCATGCAGCACATTGAAGAGGCTGGCGTTCACTCGGGCGACAGTGGCTGCTCGTTGCCGCCCTACAGCCTGTCTGCCGACATCATTGCCCGGCTGCGTCACCAGTCGCACCAACTTGCACTGGCACTGAACGTGGTTGGCCTGATGAACGTGCAGTTTGCCGTGAAAGACGACGAGATCTATCTGATCGAGGTTAACCCTCGCGCTTCGCGTACTGTGCCGTTCGTGGCGAAGGCGGTTCTGTCGCCCATCGCCTCGATCGCTGCGCGCGTCATGGCGGGTGAAAAGCTGGACGCCTTCGATCTGGTTAACCCCGAGATCGACACCTACGCAGTGAAAGAGGCCGTACTGCCCTTCGCACGCTTCCCCGGTGTGGACACGATCCTAGGCCCGGAAATGCGGTCGACCGGCGAAGTCATGGGCGCGGACAAGGATTTCGCCATGGCCTTCCTGAAGGCCCAGCTGGGCGCTGGCACCATGCTGCCGACCGAAGGCACAGTGTTCCTGTCGATCAAGGATGGCGACAAGACCCCGCAACTGGTCGAAACCGCTCAGATGCTGGTCGAACAGGGCTTCCGCATCATTGCGACGTCGGGCACCGCCAAGTTCCTTGCCGAGAACGCGGTCGAGACCGACGTGGTCGCCAAGGCTTACGAGCCGGGCCGCTCGATCATCGACATCATGAAAGATGGCGAAGTGCATCTGGTCATGAACACGACCGAGGGTGCTCAGTCGGTCAATGACAGCCGCCAGATGCGCAACGTCGCTTTGATGGACAAGATCCCATACTACACCACTCTGGCCGGCAGCCACGCTGCTGCCCGTGCCATGAAAACCCGCGGTGAACGCGAGATCACGGTGAAAGCGCTGCAAGAGGTTTAA